In Littorina saxatilis isolate snail1 linkage group LG8, US_GU_Lsax_2.0, whole genome shotgun sequence, a single genomic region encodes these proteins:
- the LOC138972649 gene encoding hexokinase-4-like isoform X2, translated as MQVLDQEMSKGLNNETNIQADIKMFPTFVNLSPNVSGSEDMLVMDLNDKRLKVSLVTLQGQNASLNKPKCYKCYKIQKGVRRETVQQLFDFVADSTHDFVKFHRVPTKTLRLVLNIAFPCKHESIDKGYLVKWTKEVEFGEVDGTHLHILLQEALDRKRQTKKDNLAKLKLVAIVNNAVSTLVSVAHGNSNCKIGLIVGRGLNACYLEDWKRVAKDSPEDVALHEMVINTELGALGENVRIDFCRTDYDNKLDMNSIRPGSQILEKMVGGMYIGEIVRLVLDSLTKDRLLFPSESTLFEREDMFDIEFVAIIEEDTKEPFAKTASILDGFKLKHYTPEDLRTVREVCKVVCERAALLTAASLAVLINRVNQPEVRVVADGYLYRRHPRFHDILDQKTRELVRPELKFDIVSPSDESSIGAARIAAAALRKQNSH; from the exons ATGCAGGTCTTAGACCAGGAAATGAGCAAAGGTCTCAACAACGAAACAAACATCCAAGCTGACATTAAGATGTTTCCCACCTTTGTCAACCTTTCGCCCAATGTGTCAG GCAGTGAAGACATGTTGGTTATGGACCTTAACGACAAGCGTCTCAAGGTTTCACTTGTCACACTTCAGGGCCAGAATGCTAGTTTGAATAAGCCCAAGTGTTACAAGTGTTACAAGATTCAAAAGGGTGTGAGGCGTGAAACAGTCCAGCAG CTCTTTGATTTTGTGGCGGACAGTACCCACGACTTTGTAAAGTTCCACCGAGTACCTACTAAAACTCTGCGTCTGGTGCTCAACATCGCCTTTCCATGTAAGCATGAGAGTATAGATAAAGGTTATCTCGTCAAATGGACCAAAGAAGTAGAGTTTGGAGAAGTTGACGGCACACATCTACACATCTTGCTTCAAGAAGCTCTAGACAGGAAAAGACAAACAAAGAAG GATAACCTTGCCAAGCTCAAGCTCGTGGCTATTGTCAACAACGCCGTCAGTACCTTGGTGTCAGTTGCTCACGGGAACTCCAACTGTAAGATTGGACTGATCGTGGGTAGAGGACTGAACGCCTGTTACCTGGAAGACTGGAAACGTGTCGCCAAAGATAGCCCTGAAGACGTAGCATTGCATGAG ATGGTCATCAACACTGAGCTGGGAGCACTCGGGGAAAATGTCCGTATAGATTTCTGCAGGACAGATTATGACAACAAACTGGATATGAATTCTATCAGGCCAGGAAGTCAGAT TCTGGAGAAGATGGTGGGTGGGATGTACATTGGAGAAATCGTGAGACTGGTGCTGGACAGTCTGACGAAGGACCGCCTCCTGTTTCCGTCAGAAAGTACTCTCTTTGAGAGGGAGGATATGTTTGACATCGAATTTGTAGCCATAATTGAGGA GGACACAAAGGAACCTTTTGCTAAGACAGCAAGCATACTGGACGGGTTTAAACTGAAACACTACACACCCGAGGACCTCAGAACTGTACGGGAGGTCTGCAAAGTTGTGTGTGAGCGAGCTGCCTTGCTGACCGCTGCAA GTTTAGCGGTATTGATAAATCGTGTCAACCAGCCTGAGGTTCGTGTCGTTGCTGATGGATACCTTTACCGGAGACATCCTCGTTTCCATGACATTCTGGACCAAAAGACAAGGGAGCTCGTCAGACCGGAACTGAAA TTTGACATTGTGTCGCCCAGTGATGAGAGTTCCATCGGGGCAGCTCGCATAGCAGCCGCTGCACTGCGTAAACAGAACTCACACTGA
- the LOC138972649 gene encoding hexokinase type 2-like isoform X3, with the protein MCQLFDFVADSTHDFVKFHRVPTKTLRLVLNIAFPCKHESIDKGYLVKWTKEVEFGEVDGTHLHILLQEALDRKRQTKKMVSRHKDNLAKLKLVAIVNNAVSTLVSVAHGNSNCKIGLIVGRGLNACYLEDWKRVAKDSPEDVALHEMVINTELGALGENVRIDFCRTDYDNKLDMNSIRPGSQILEKMVGGMYIGEIVRLVLDSLTKDRLLFPSESTLFEREDMFDIEFVAIIEEDTKEPFAKTASILDGFKLKHYTPEDLRTVREVCKVVCERAALLTAASLAVLINRVNQPEVRVVADGYLYRRHPRFHDILDQKTRELVRPELKFDIVSPSDESSIGAARIAAAALRKQNSH; encoded by the exons ATGTGTCAG CTCTTTGATTTTGTGGCGGACAGTACCCACGACTTTGTAAAGTTCCACCGAGTACCTACTAAAACTCTGCGTCTGGTGCTCAACATCGCCTTTCCATGTAAGCATGAGAGTATAGATAAAGGTTATCTCGTCAAATGGACCAAAGAAGTAGAGTTTGGAGAAGTTGACGGCACACATCTACACATCTTGCTTCAAGAAGCTCTAGACAGGAAAAGACAAACAAAGAAG ATGGTTTCACGTCATAAGGATAACCTTGCCAAGCTCAAGCTCGTGGCTATTGTCAACAACGCCGTCAGTACCTTGGTGTCAGTTGCTCACGGGAACTCCAACTGTAAGATTGGACTGATCGTGGGTAGAGGACTGAACGCCTGTTACCTGGAAGACTGGAAACGTGTCGCCAAAGATAGCCCTGAAGACGTAGCATTGCATGAG ATGGTCATCAACACTGAGCTGGGAGCACTCGGGGAAAATGTCCGTATAGATTTCTGCAGGACAGATTATGACAACAAACTGGATATGAATTCTATCAGGCCAGGAAGTCAGAT TCTGGAGAAGATGGTGGGTGGGATGTACATTGGAGAAATCGTGAGACTGGTGCTGGACAGTCTGACGAAGGACCGCCTCCTGTTTCCGTCAGAAAGTACTCTCTTTGAGAGGGAGGATATGTTTGACATCGAATTTGTAGCCATAATTGAGGA GGACACAAAGGAACCTTTTGCTAAGACAGCAAGCATACTGGACGGGTTTAAACTGAAACACTACACACCCGAGGACCTCAGAACTGTACGGGAGGTCTGCAAAGTTGTGTGTGAGCGAGCTGCCTTGCTGACCGCTGCAA GTTTAGCGGTATTGATAAATCGTGTCAACCAGCCTGAGGTTCGTGTCGTTGCTGATGGATACCTTTACCGGAGACATCCTCGTTTCCATGACATTCTGGACCAAAAGACAAGGGAGCTCGTCAGACCGGAACTGAAA TTTGACATTGTGTCGCCCAGTGATGAGAGTTCCATCGGGGCAGCTCGCATAGCAGCCGCTGCACTGCGTAAACAGAACTCACACTGA
- the LOC138972656 gene encoding uncharacterized protein, with protein sequence MLPAVLLLAGLFLLFHTTPGAPTAGKPITCEAGAFHIGEPASIDCNFRTNITASKRDISITWYTSEVDRGKDVLWCHWSVETKKHVCKIEMANYTFDGVFTEHLTIKIPAVTTEHGGWYKCFFIASDEIKAHPCELRLQAELISAKTGKNLLM encoded by the exons ATGCTGCCTGCCGTTCTTCTCCTCGCGGGCTTGTTTCTTCTGTTCCACACTACTCCTGGCGCACCAACTGCTGGCAAGCCAATCACATGCGAGGCTGGAGCCTTTCACATTGGAGAACCTGCATCAATCGACTGTAATTTCCGCACCAATATCACTGCCAGTAAGCGCGACATCAGCATAACATGGTATACTTCAGAGGTCGACAGAG GAAAAGACGTTCTTTGGTGCCATTGGTCTGTGGAAACAAAGAAGCATGTCTGCAAAATAGAAATGGCCAACTACACATTCGATGGCGTCTTCACAGAGCATCTGACCATCAAGATCCCTGCAGTCACAACTGAACATGGAGGGTGGTACAAATGTTTCTTCATAGCCTCTGACGAAATCAAAGCACACCCTTGCGAACTTCGTCTGCAAG CTGAACTTATAAGCGCCAAAACAGGTAAGAACTTACTGATGTAA
- the LOC138972649 gene encoding hexokinase-4-like isoform X1 yields MQVLDQEMSKGLNNETNIQADIKMFPTFVNLSPNVSGSEDMLVMDLNDKRLKVSLVTLQGQNASLNKPKCYKCYKIQKGVRRETVQQLFDFVADSTHDFVKFHRVPTKTLRLVLNIAFPCKHESIDKGYLVKWTKEVEFGEVDGTHLHILLQEALDRKRQTKKMVSRHKDNLAKLKLVAIVNNAVSTLVSVAHGNSNCKIGLIVGRGLNACYLEDWKRVAKDSPEDVALHEMVINTELGALGENVRIDFCRTDYDNKLDMNSIRPGSQILEKMVGGMYIGEIVRLVLDSLTKDRLLFPSESTLFEREDMFDIEFVAIIEEDTKEPFAKTASILDGFKLKHYTPEDLRTVREVCKVVCERAALLTAASLAVLINRVNQPEVRVVADGYLYRRHPRFHDILDQKTRELVRPELKFDIVSPSDESSIGAARIAAAALRKQNSH; encoded by the exons ATGCAGGTCTTAGACCAGGAAATGAGCAAAGGTCTCAACAACGAAACAAACATCCAAGCTGACATTAAGATGTTTCCCACCTTTGTCAACCTTTCGCCCAATGTGTCAG GCAGTGAAGACATGTTGGTTATGGACCTTAACGACAAGCGTCTCAAGGTTTCACTTGTCACACTTCAGGGCCAGAATGCTAGTTTGAATAAGCCCAAGTGTTACAAGTGTTACAAGATTCAAAAGGGTGTGAGGCGTGAAACAGTCCAGCAG CTCTTTGATTTTGTGGCGGACAGTACCCACGACTTTGTAAAGTTCCACCGAGTACCTACTAAAACTCTGCGTCTGGTGCTCAACATCGCCTTTCCATGTAAGCATGAGAGTATAGATAAAGGTTATCTCGTCAAATGGACCAAAGAAGTAGAGTTTGGAGAAGTTGACGGCACACATCTACACATCTTGCTTCAAGAAGCTCTAGACAGGAAAAGACAAACAAAGAAG ATGGTTTCACGTCATAAGGATAACCTTGCCAAGCTCAAGCTCGTGGCTATTGTCAACAACGCCGTCAGTACCTTGGTGTCAGTTGCTCACGGGAACTCCAACTGTAAGATTGGACTGATCGTGGGTAGAGGACTGAACGCCTGTTACCTGGAAGACTGGAAACGTGTCGCCAAAGATAGCCCTGAAGACGTAGCATTGCATGAG ATGGTCATCAACACTGAGCTGGGAGCACTCGGGGAAAATGTCCGTATAGATTTCTGCAGGACAGATTATGACAACAAACTGGATATGAATTCTATCAGGCCAGGAAGTCAGAT TCTGGAGAAGATGGTGGGTGGGATGTACATTGGAGAAATCGTGAGACTGGTGCTGGACAGTCTGACGAAGGACCGCCTCCTGTTTCCGTCAGAAAGTACTCTCTTTGAGAGGGAGGATATGTTTGACATCGAATTTGTAGCCATAATTGAGGA GGACACAAAGGAACCTTTTGCTAAGACAGCAAGCATACTGGACGGGTTTAAACTGAAACACTACACACCCGAGGACCTCAGAACTGTACGGGAGGTCTGCAAAGTTGTGTGTGAGCGAGCTGCCTTGCTGACCGCTGCAA GTTTAGCGGTATTGATAAATCGTGTCAACCAGCCTGAGGTTCGTGTCGTTGCTGATGGATACCTTTACCGGAGACATCCTCGTTTCCATGACATTCTGGACCAAAAGACAAGGGAGCTCGTCAGACCGGAACTGAAA TTTGACATTGTGTCGCCCAGTGATGAGAGTTCCATCGGGGCAGCTCGCATAGCAGCCGCTGCACTGCGTAAACAGAACTCACACTGA
- the LOC138974943 gene encoding uncharacterized protein, whose translation MNLRKMFHLCGFLELTKGYLNDKIHCASFTTVTKLVPANARYNATLTFSVLNTCGIDVQSVKVFRGDVHQFSQPTCHVRYTNGNCDVAMGCTCNRHSQNVSVNRNVDENLKDEVWILEGELADGAMFNNTVTFNVESMPQGHFPLVTVVAGSACAAVVIAIIIFVNVCCQRKNDRASPTSRQSARGCPGRQLPQPPTPARAQDTGQQKVQPEQSRHVRPDSSHAYVDVDDYIKTTAGTEMNRLLC comes from the exons ATGAATCTTCGCAAGATGTTCCACCTGTGTGGCTTTCTTGAGCTGACTAAAGGATATCTCAACGACAAAATACACT gCGCATCGTTCACGACAGTAACGAAACTTGTTCCGGCCAATGCCAGATACAATGCAACCTTGACCTTCAGTGTCCTCAATACATGTGGCATCGACGTACAGTCTGTGAAAGTGTTCAGAGGAGATGTACATCAATTTTCCCAGCCGACATGCCATGTGAGATATACAAATGGAAACTGTGACGTGGCTATGGGCTGCACGTGCAACAGACATTCACAGAATGTTTCTGTGAACAGAAATGTTGACGAGAATTTAAAAGACGAGGTTTGGATACTTGAAGGAGAGCTGGCTGATGGTGCAATGTTTAACAACACTGTCACGTTTAATGTTGAAA GTATGCCCCAAGGACACTTTCCTCTGGTCACAGTAGTAGCTGGCTCGGCTTGTGCAGCAGTCGTCATTGCCATCATCATTTTTGTCAACGTGTGCTGCCAACGGAAAAATGATCGGG CCTCCCCGACTAGCCGCCAGTCAGCACGTGGTTGCCCCGGGAGACAGTTGCCACAGCCACCAACACCAGCGCGAGCACAagacacaggtcagcagaaggTTCAGCCTGAGCAAAGCAGACATGTCAGACCTGACAGCTCTCATGCTTACGTTGACGTGGACGACTACATCAAGACCACAGCCGGTACAGAAATGAACAGATTGTTGTGTTAA